Proteins from a genomic interval of Dama dama isolate Ldn47 chromosome 1, ASM3311817v1, whole genome shotgun sequence:
- the CD82 gene encoding CD82 antigen, with protein sequence MGSACIKVTKYFLFLFNLLFFVLGAVILGFGIWILVDKNSFISILQTSSTSFKVAAYVFISVGALTMVMGFLGCLGAVNEVRCLLGMYFAFLLLILVAQVTAGVFFYFNMGELKQEMGGIVIKLIHNYTDGSGDNLQEAWDYVQAQVKCCGWVSFLNWTENPELMNRTNITFPCSCKKSDEEDALALPQKGFCEAPFGNRTQSGNDPEDWPVYQEGCMEKVQGWLQENLGVILGVCVGVAVIELLGMFLSMFLCRRVHSEDYSKVPKY encoded by the exons ATGGGGTCAGCTTGCATCAAAGTCACCAAgtacttcctcttcctcttcaacTTGCTCTTCTTT GTCCTGGGTGCGGTGATCCTGGGCTTCGGGATATGGATCCTGGTTGACAAGAACAGTTTCATCTCCATCTTAC AGACCTCCTCCACCTCGTTCAAGGTGGCGGCCTACGTCTTCATCAGCGTGGGGGCCCTCACCATGGTCATGGGCTTCCTGGGCTGCCTGGGTGCCGTCAACGAGGTCCGCTGCCTGCTGGGAATG TACTTTGCCTTCCTCCTGCTGATCCTCGTCGCCCAGGTGACTGCAGGGGTCTTCTTCTACTTCAACATGGGCGAG CTGAAGCAGGAGATGGGCGGCATCGTGATCAAGCTCATTCACAACTACACGGACGGCTCCGGGGACAACCTGCAGGAGGCCTGGGACTACGTTCAGGCTCAG GTGAAGTGCTGCGGCTGGgtcagtttcctcaactggacAGAAAACCCTGAGCTCATGAATCGCACCAACATCACCTTCCCCTGTTCCTGCAAGAAGAGTGATGAGGAGGACGCCCTCGCGTTGCCGCAGAAGGGCTTCTGCGAGGCGCCCTTTGGCAACAGAACCCAGAGCGGCAACGACCCTGAGGACTGGCCAGTGTATCAGGAG GGCTGCATGGAGAAGGTGCAGGGCTGGCTGCAGGAGAACCTGGGCGTCATCCTCGGCGTGTGTGTGGGCGTCGCTGTCATCGAG ctcctgggGATGTTCCTATCCATGTTCCTATGCCGGCGTGTCCATTCTGAAGACTACAGCAAGGTCCCCAAGTACTGA